In Labilibaculum sp. DW002, a single window of DNA contains:
- a CDS encoding phosphoenolpyruvate carboxylase, with protein sequence MRSEKFQNEVDLKYQLYNSIFLTLPLDGIHGTGILIPILKNECSKGLKEGKSPIEILNLFFEKQTSFRTEKEQLDFMFRVIHYIERQVVLLDAVEDAEFDKLNDIDGAGSLKALKSKIKRKDKWDEVKSDLEKFAVRIVLTAHPTQFYPSTVLAIINDLIKAIQKNDLIQIKLLLTQLGKTPFFKKERPTPYDEAKSLSWYLENIFYRSASELYSELLSSKELKDTKVGPMISFGFWPGGDRDGNPFVTSETTLKVAERLRTILFTNYYKDLRLLRRRLSFKGVYELIVDLEERVLDKVNNDSEQGISIEEINDGLSKIEHILVNEHDGFFLDLLRKFQNKVKLFGSHFASIDIRQDSRIIKKAFDVLCESPVLAGKNFEKASIDDLLAVKESISSFVTTDEVSRDTIRVFSAMKEIQEQNGEPACNRFIISNCQTAVDVARVFAMSKLCAWNEDLPIDIVPLFETIEDLAKADETMKELFENEIYYGHLNKRGKKQTIMLGFSDGTKDGGYFSANWSIYKAKENITRLAREKGIVVVFFDGRGGPPARGGGNTHKFYSSLGNNIENQEIQVTIQGQTISSKFGTKASAKYYQELLITAGLGNRLFEDQSKQFNPEDKEIMELLSQYSMEEYHRFKSSDKFVPYLEKMSALKYYGKAKIGSRPSKRKASAQLNFEDLRAIPFVGAWSQMKQNVPGFFGVGTSIKRLKDEGRMEGCKKLYQNSLFFRTLVENSMQSISKSFFSLTQYMQKDEEFGDFWNWIHDEYLLSVDMLLEVSGQKELMELSLELKDSIQLREEIVLPLICIQQFALMKIREMELNGNIDQNKYIILQNLVIRSLYGNINASRNSA encoded by the coding sequence ATGAGATCTGAAAAATTCCAAAATGAAGTTGATTTAAAATACCAACTGTATAATAGTATTTTTTTAACCTTGCCATTGGATGGAATTCATGGAACAGGAATATTAATTCCTATACTTAAAAATGAATGTTCGAAAGGATTAAAGGAGGGGAAATCGCCAATTGAGATTCTGAATCTTTTTTTTGAGAAACAAACCTCTTTTCGAACCGAAAAGGAGCAATTGGATTTTATGTTTCGGGTAATTCATTACATTGAAAGGCAAGTCGTGTTATTAGATGCAGTTGAGGATGCTGAATTTGATAAATTGAATGATATAGATGGTGCTGGAAGTTTAAAAGCATTGAAATCGAAAATAAAGCGTAAAGACAAATGGGATGAGGTAAAAAGTGATTTGGAAAAATTTGCTGTCCGTATTGTTTTAACTGCCCATCCAACTCAGTTTTATCCGAGTACGGTTTTGGCAATTATTAATGATTTAATTAAGGCAATCCAGAAGAATGATCTGATCCAAATTAAGCTTCTTTTAACACAACTTGGAAAAACTCCATTTTTTAAGAAGGAGAGACCTACACCATACGATGAGGCTAAAAGTTTAAGTTGGTATTTGGAAAATATATTTTACCGATCTGCATCTGAATTGTACTCCGAATTGCTTAGTAGTAAAGAGTTAAAGGATACAAAAGTTGGTCCTATGATTTCATTTGGATTTTGGCCAGGTGGCGATCGAGATGGAAATCCATTTGTAACATCAGAAACCACATTAAAGGTTGCGGAAAGATTACGAACCATATTGTTTACAAACTATTACAAAGATTTAAGGCTGCTACGAAGACGCTTAAGTTTTAAAGGAGTTTATGAATTAATTGTAGACTTGGAAGAAAGGGTTTTAGATAAAGTAAACAATGATTCTGAACAAGGTATTTCAATTGAGGAAATCAATGATGGTCTTTCGAAAATTGAGCACATTTTAGTCAACGAACATGATGGATTTTTCTTGGATTTGTTGAGGAAATTTCAGAATAAGGTAAAGCTATTTGGATCGCATTTTGCAAGTATTGACATTCGTCAGGACAGTAGAATCATTAAAAAAGCCTTCGACGTTTTGTGCGAATCTCCAGTTTTAGCTGGTAAAAATTTTGAAAAGGCTTCCATTGATGATTTGCTTGCTGTAAAGGAATCGATAAGTTCTTTTGTAACTACTGATGAAGTAAGCAGAGATACAATTCGCGTGTTTTCAGCCATGAAAGAGATTCAAGAACAAAATGGGGAACCAGCTTGTAACCGTTTTATCATTAGTAATTGTCAAACTGCCGTTGATGTGGCAAGAGTTTTCGCCATGTCTAAACTTTGTGCTTGGAATGAAGATTTACCCATTGATATTGTACCGCTTTTTGAAACCATTGAAGATCTAGCTAAGGCTGATGAAACAATGAAAGAGTTGTTTGAAAATGAAATTTATTACGGACACCTAAACAAACGTGGCAAAAAGCAAACAATCATGCTTGGCTTTTCTGATGGAACTAAGGATGGAGGTTACTTTTCGGCAAACTGGAGTATATACAAAGCCAAAGAAAACATTACACGTTTAGCCAGAGAGAAAGGCATTGTAGTTGTCTTTTTCGATGGTAGAGGTGGACCACCAGCACGAGGAGGGGGAAATACGCACAAGTTTTATTCATCACTGGGAAATAATATTGAAAATCAGGAAATTCAGGTAACCATTCAAGGACAAACCATTAGTTCAAAATTTGGCACCAAGGCATCTGCAAAATATTATCAGGAATTGTTGATTACTGCTGGTTTAGGGAATCGCTTGTTCGAAGATCAAAGCAAACAATTTAATCCTGAGGATAAGGAAATAATGGAATTGCTCTCGCAATACAGTATGGAAGAATATCATCGTTTTAAATCATCAGATAAATTTGTTCCCTATCTTGAGAAAATGAGTGCGCTTAAATATTACGGGAAAGCTAAAATAGGTAGCCGACCAAGTAAAAGAAAAGCTTCAGCTCAATTAAATTTTGAAGATTTGCGAGCAATACCTTTTGTAGGAGCTTGGAGTCAAATGAAGCAGAATGTGCCAGGATTTTTTGGGGTTGGTACTTCTATTAAGAGATTAAAAGATGAGGGGCGAATGGAAGGATGTAAAAAGCTGTATCAGAATTCATTATTCTTTCGAACATTAGTGGAGAATAGTATGCAGTCAATAAGTAAATCTTTTTTCTCTCTAACACAATACATGCAAAAAGATGAGGAGTTTGGAGACTTTTGGAATTGGATTCATGATGAATATCTTCTGAGTGTTGATATGTTACTAGAGGTGTCAGGGCAAAAAGAATTAATGGAATTATCTCTAGAATTAAAGGATTCGATACAACTCAGAGAAGAAATTGTTTTGCCTTTGATATGCATTCAGCAATTTGCACTAATGAAAATTAGAGAGATGGAACTAAATGGTAATATCGATCAAAATAAATATATTATATTGCAGAACTTGGTAATTCGATCACTTTATGGTAATATTAATGCCAGTAGAAACTCAGCATAA
- a CDS encoding Crp/Fnr family transcriptional regulator, producing the protein MLLTKANTIFSNCESCTDKSCAVQTLSDSELELLSNSYHEASFEKGEIILSEGSMASHIVYLRNGLVKEYGKGTSSLEYILQVVKPHSYLGLHSIFSDRINHYSYMALTKVTVCYIELPVFSKFIKENGNFSFEILSSVCNDSLRNYHRFIDQHQKKIFGKVADALLYFSSVIFQSSSFALPLSRKEIAHMIGTSRESVSKQICGFETDNILKVYGRNITILDMERLQQISKNG; encoded by the coding sequence ATGTTATTAACAAAGGCCAATACAATATTTTCCAATTGTGAATCATGCACAGATAAATCTTGTGCAGTTCAAACGCTGTCCGATTCGGAACTAGAATTGCTGAGTAACAGTTATCATGAAGCAAGTTTTGAGAAGGGTGAAATTATACTATCGGAAGGATCTATGGCTTCTCACATTGTTTACTTACGCAATGGTTTAGTTAAGGAATATGGAAAAGGAACTTCTTCTCTGGAATACATACTTCAGGTAGTTAAACCGCATTCCTATTTAGGTTTGCATTCTATTTTTAGCGACAGGATTAACCATTATTCATACATGGCGTTAACCAAGGTTACCGTTTGTTATATCGAGTTACCTGTTTTTTCTAAGTTTATTAAAGAAAATGGAAATTTTAGTTTCGAAATTCTATCTTCGGTTTGTAATGATAGCCTTCGAAATTATCATCGTTTTATTGATCAACATCAAAAAAAGATATTTGGAAAGGTTGCAGATGCATTGCTATATTTTTCAAGTGTTATTTTTCAGTCTTCTAGTTTTGCTTTGCCCCTTAGTCGTAAAGAGATTGCACATATGATTGGTACAAGTAGAGAAAGTGTATCGAAGCAAATTTGTGGCTTTGAGACGGATAATATTCTGAAAGTTTATGGAAGAAATATTACCATTTTGGATATGGAGAGATTGCAGCAGATCAGCAAAAACGGTTGA
- a CDS encoding sulfite oxidase heme-binding subunit YedZ, whose translation MNWLKKHWGWILVCILASLPLVNLLEMLSFNFEDNTYAFLLFDDYEYPPHIADQMDFDSMPGIKYASQVTGEWAIRFLLAILMCTPLRILFGWTCSLYTRQAIGITTGVYALLHFLLFVTYEGVLATFSEPELIIGFLACIIVFFLMITSNKRSMKWLKKTWKKVHRLSYFAGILALIHVILMKEDWVLYASILGVGFLLRYKPIRSKIEQVRVKKAKTKN comes from the coding sequence ATGAATTGGTTGAAGAAACATTGGGGCTGGATTTTGGTTTGCATTCTTGCAAGTTTACCATTAGTGAACTTACTAGAAATGCTAAGCTTCAATTTTGAGGATAACACTTATGCTTTCTTACTGTTTGATGATTATGAATATCCTCCACATATAGCAGATCAGATGGATTTTGATTCCATGCCAGGAATTAAGTATGCTAGTCAGGTTACGGGAGAGTGGGCCATACGTTTTTTACTTGCTATTTTAATGTGCACACCTTTAAGAATTCTTTTTGGTTGGACTTGTAGTTTGTACACGCGCCAAGCAATTGGGATTACTACAGGAGTATATGCTCTGCTTCATTTTCTATTATTTGTTACTTACGAAGGGGTTTTGGCAACCTTTAGCGAGCCCGAATTAATAATTGGTTTTCTAGCGTGTATCATTGTCTTTTTCTTGATGATTACCTCGAATAAACGTTCGATGAAATGGCTTAAGAAAACATGGAAAAAAGTGCATCGATTATCCTATTTTGCCGGAATATTAGCACTTATACATGTCATATTAATGAAGGAAGATTGGGTTTTGTATGCAAGTATTTTAGGCGTAGGTTTTTTATTGCGTTACAAGCCGATTCGTAGCAAAATAGAACAGGTAAGAGTGAAGAAAGCCAAAACGAAGAACTAA
- a CDS encoding Crp/Fnr family transcriptional regulator — MKDNILWYFENFNFLDSLSMKEKMELSDRAKMLEAKKNQTIYLPSDVSNSIYFLKEGKVKISSFSDDGKELIFAILGPGEIFGELAIAGQTNREQIAATTEDAIICYINVEEFENFLASHPRLSLKITKLIGFRLKKIRSRLERMWFKSAAERVKSLLSDLIEEHGIKIGDEREIRLNLTHQDIANLAATTRQTVTSTFNELEREGIITYDRRRILVRKPKELT; from the coding sequence ATGAAGGACAATATCCTTTGGTACTTTGAAAATTTTAATTTTCTGGATTCACTAAGCATGAAAGAAAAAATGGAACTAAGTGATCGAGCCAAAATGCTTGAGGCAAAAAAAAATCAAACCATATATTTACCAAGCGACGTGTCCAATTCCATTTATTTTCTAAAGGAAGGCAAAGTAAAAATCTCTTCTTTTTCTGATGATGGTAAAGAATTAATATTTGCGATTCTTGGACCTGGAGAAATTTTCGGGGAATTAGCTATAGCAGGTCAAACAAATCGAGAACAAATTGCAGCCACAACAGAAGATGCTATTATCTGCTATATTAATGTAGAAGAATTTGAAAATTTTTTAGCCAGTCATCCACGCTTGAGTCTAAAAATAACCAAATTGATTGGGTTCAGACTTAAAAAGATACGTAGCCGTTTGGAACGGATGTGGTTTAAATCGGCTGCAGAACGTGTTAAAAGCCTTTTATCCGACCTCATAGAAGAACATGGAATAAAGATTGGTGATGAAAGAGAAATTCGATTAAACCTTACTCATCAAGACATTGCAAATCTTGCTGCGACAACAAGGCAAACGGTTACTTCTACTTTTAATGAATTGGAGCGTGAAGGAATTATCACTTATGACAGAAGACGAATCTTAGTTCGAAAACCAAAGGAACTTACCTAA
- the modA gene encoding molybdate ABC transporter substrate-binding protein has product MKLTLKHLFLLLITTYSLVGCSSTEDRNEVTLFAASSLTDVITEIAHEYTLEKGVKVRLNFASSGILARQIENGAGFDYYVSASKEWIDYLDSLQFIASNSKKGIAKNSLVAIVPIDSNIGKQDSVSINQFPQLFKGRLSIGDPLHVPAGKYAHQIIKKYLWQENLDRRILPAKNVRDALFMVEMGEAEMGMVYLSDAKKSNKVKVIFEFKKEDSDPIEYYAATKIIKDKKTDDFIAFLNGDKGRMIWKKNGFNVN; this is encoded by the coding sequence ATGAAGTTAACGCTTAAACATCTCTTTCTTCTTTTAATAACAACTTACTCTTTAGTAGGTTGTTCATCTACAGAAGATCGGAATGAGGTAACATTATTTGCAGCATCAAGTCTTACTGATGTGATAACTGAAATAGCCCATGAATATACGCTTGAAAAGGGAGTGAAAGTGAGACTTAATTTTGCATCATCAGGGATTTTAGCCAGACAAATTGAGAATGGAGCAGGTTTTGATTACTATGTTTCTGCTAGCAAGGAATGGATTGATTATTTGGACTCTTTGCAATTTATTGCAAGTAATTCGAAGAAAGGAATTGCAAAGAACAGTTTGGTTGCAATTGTACCTATCGATAGCAATATTGGAAAGCAAGATTCTGTATCGATAAATCAATTTCCTCAATTGTTTAAAGGAAGGTTATCAATTGGAGATCCCTTGCATGTGCCAGCTGGCAAATATGCACATCAAATAATAAAAAAATACTTGTGGCAAGAGAATTTGGATAGGAGGATATTGCCAGCAAAAAATGTTCGCGATGCTCTTTTTATGGTTGAGATGGGAGAGGCTGAAATGGGAATGGTATACCTTTCGGATGCAAAGAAATCAAATAAAGTTAAAGTGATATTTGAGTTTAAGAAGGAAGATAGCGATCCCATAGAATATTACGCTGCCACTAAAATAATAAAGGATAAGAAAACAGATGATTTTATAGCCTTTTTAAATGGTGATAAAGGAAGAATGATATGGAAAAAGAATGGTTTTAATGTAAACTGA
- the modB gene encoding molybdate ABC transporter permease subunit — MQTFLGFSEVEMSAITLSFKVALWCAVLVLPIAILVGWWLARKSFRGKSLIEGIINLPLVLPPVATGFILLLLLGTRGVIGQYLNEWFGIRIAFTYYAAVIASMIVSFPLAVRAIRLSIEMVDPGFEEAAKTLGANTFQAFVRVTLPLALPGIISGFVLSFARSLGEFGATIIFAGNISGETQTIPLALFNQIQVPGMESSAFRLLLVAIVFSFLAMSVSEFLVKKLHRRN, encoded by the coding sequence ATGCAGACTTTTTTAGGTTTTTCGGAAGTGGAAATGAGCGCAATTACCTTGTCTTTTAAGGTTGCTTTATGGTGTGCCGTATTGGTTTTGCCAATTGCAATTTTAGTTGGTTGGTGGCTTGCAAGAAAATCGTTTAGAGGAAAGTCCTTAATTGAAGGAATTATTAATTTACCATTGGTGTTACCGCCAGTCGCTACGGGCTTTATTTTGCTTTTGCTATTGGGTACCAGAGGTGTAATAGGACAATATTTAAATGAATGGTTCGGAATTAGAATTGCCTTTACTTATTATGCCGCTGTAATTGCATCTATGATTGTATCTTTTCCCTTGGCTGTTCGTGCCATTCGTCTTTCAATAGAAATGGTCGATCCTGGATTTGAAGAAGCTGCAAAAACATTAGGAGCAAATACATTTCAGGCTTTTGTAAGAGTAACCTTACCTTTGGCTTTGCCCGGTATTATTAGTGGTTTCGTTCTTTCGTTTGCAAGATCGTTAGGTGAGTTTGGTGCAACAATTATTTTTGCAGGAAATATATCGGGCGAAACACAAACAATTCCATTGGCTCTTTTTAATCAGATTCAAGTACCAGGGATGGAAAGTTCGGCTTTTCGCTTGCTCTTAGTGGCAATAGTATTTTCTTTTTTAGCCATGTCTGTATCTGAGTTTTTGGTGAAAAAATTACATCGAAGGAACTAG